TCCCACGGCCTCGGGGTGACCCCGGTGATCGCGCGATACTTCTCCTTGCTCAATACGCCATACGCCGGCCTTGGCGCCGGGTACGGTAAATCCCGTGTTTGTGCGGCGAACAGCGACCCTGCCGATAACCCGCAATGCTGCAGCACGTACCGGGCGAGGCCGAACCAGCTCGTCTCCCCTTCACTGGAGAAGTGGACCGTCCCCCGCGCGCGCGCGCCGAGCAAGTTTCGGACGGCGCCGGCCAGGTCCCTCGAAAACGTCGGGCATCCGACCTGGTCCGACGCGACGCGAAGCGTTTCCCCCTGCCGCGCCTTCTCGAGGATCGTGCGGATGAAATTCTTCCCCGCGGGGCCGAACATCCACTGGGTGCGCACCAGCAGGTGGTCGCCCCCCTCCTCCCGAAGCGCCTGCTCCGCGGCCCACTTCGTCTTTCCGTACACGGAGAGCGGGTTCGCCGGATCCTCTTCCCGATACGGACGCGAGGAAGCGCCGTCGAAGATGTAGTCGGTGCCGAACGTGACCATCAAGGCCCCGCGCTCGCGGCAGGCGCGCGCGACGTTTCGCGTTCCCTCGACGTTGAGGAGGCGCGTCCTCTCCGGTTCGGCCTCCGCCCGGTCCACGGCCGTGTAGGCCGCGCAATGAATCACCACGTCCGGACGGAACCCGTCGACCTCACGCCGGCACGCCTCGGGGTCCGTCACGTCCAACTCTTCCCGATCGGTCGTGCGGATCCCGGCGGAACGATCGAAGACCTGCGCGATCTCCTTCCCGAGCAGACCGAGCCCGCCGGTGATCAGCAGCCTCACGCAGTGGCCCCCGGCGCCCGACCCGCGACGGTCACCCGTCCTTCCTCGCCCAATCGTAGGGGATGTCGTTGTCGTGCGGCGGAACGCGGAACTCGTCCGGCGCGTCGTACTTGTAGGTCTGCGTGGAGACGTTGATCAGGAACGCCTCTTCCTCGCTGATCGTCTTGAAGCCATGATAGACGAGCGGCGGGATTCGAAGGACGATCGGCCGGTGCTCGCCGAGGAAGAATTCGTTCACCTCCCCCTTCGTCGGGGAGCCGTCCCGCGAATCGTAGAGCACCACCTTCATCATCCCCTTGACCACGCAGAAGTGGTCGAACTGGACCTTGTGGTAGTGCCACGCCTTGACGACGCCCGGGTACCCGGTGGTCAGGTACACCTGGCCGAACCGCATATAGATCTCGTCGTCCTCGCGCAGGATCTCCATCAGCCGCCCGCGCTCGTCCGGGAGCACCCTCAACTGCTTCACCATCACGCCATCGATCATCTCACCCTCCAGTCAACCCCGGAACCGCAAACCCCAAAACCGGGACGTTCACAGAACTCCCCCAAATCCGGGACACTCTTTAAAAATAATTTCATCGCATCGCACCCACCGGTAATTCGCCATCTCTGTCCCACTTCTGCGGGAGTTCTGTGAACGTCCCGGTTTTGGGGTTTCATGCCCCCGTGTGGTTCTCGTGGGCCTTGCGGCCGATCGAGTGGTAGAGGAAGCCGAGCTCCCGCATCTTCCGCGGGTCGAAGATATTGCGCCCGTCGAAGAGGACCGGCTGCCGCAGCAGGGTCTTCATCAGCCCGAAGTCGGGCTTGCGGAACTCGTTCCACTCCGTCGCGATCACCAGCGCGTCGGCTCCCTGCAGCGCCCCGTACGACGACTCCGCGTATTCGATCCGGTCCCCGTACCGCGCCCGCGCCCCCTCCATCGCCTCGGGATCGTACACGGCCACCGACGCCTTCCCTTTCAGCAGCTCGTCGATGATATGGAAAACCGGCGCCTCCCGCGTATCGTCCGTGTTCGGCTTGAACGCGATCCCCCAGATGGCGAACCGCCGCCCCTCGACCTTCCCACCGAAGTGCTGCACCATTTTCCGGAAGAAACGTTTCCGCTGCTCCTGGTTGATATCCTCCACCGCCTGCAGGACCGAGAGCGGCGCCCCCGCGTCGGACGCGCTTTTCAGCAGCGCCTTCACGTCCTTGGGCAGACACGACCCGCCGTACCCCAGCCCCGGGAAAAGGAACTTGTGCCCGATCCGCGAGTCGGAGCCGATGCCGTCCCGGATCCGGTCGATGTCCGCTCCCACCGCGTCGCAGAAGTTGGACAGGTCGTTCATGTAGGAGATCTTCAGCGCGAGGAAGGCGTTCGCCGCGTACTTGGTCACCTCGGCGCTCTTCTCGTCCATCACGATGACCTTGCTCCCCGGCTGCAGGAACGGCTCGTAGAGGTCCTTCAACGCCACGATCGCCCGCTCGGCGTCCGCCCCGATCACCACGCGCTCCGGCCGCAGGAAATCCTCGACCGCGAATCCCTCGCGTAAAAACTCCGGGTTCGCCACGACGTCGAATTCGAAGGCGGCCCCCGCGTTCGCCCGGATCGCCGCCCGCACCTTTTCGCTCGTCCCCACCGGCACGGTCGACTTGTCGACCACCACCTTGTACCCCGCCTCCGGCCGGCTCGCGAAGATCTTCCCCAAGTCGTTCGCCACCTGCAGGATGTACGTCAGGTCCGCGGAGCCGTCTTCCCCCGGGGGCGTGGGCAGGCACAGGAAGATGATCTCCGCCGGCAGGACCGCCTTCTCTAGATCCGCCGAAAAGAAGATCCTCCCCTTCTTCAAATTGCGCAGGTAGATGTCCTCGAGCCCCGGCTCGTAGATCGTCACCTGCCCCGCGTTCAGTTTCTCCAGCACCGACGGATTCGTGTCGACGCAGTGCACCGCGTTGCCCCGCTCCGCCAGGCAGACCCCGGTCACCAGCCCCACGTACCCCGTCCCGACGATCGCCACATTCATCCCGAAACCCTCGCAAAATCCGACGTGTTATTCGATCGAGGATACCCCAAACGCCCCCGTTCCGTCCACGTCCGTCCCTGTTCAACGGGAGTTCGCAGGAACGTCCCTGTTCAACGGTTTTTGGGGCGGGGTGGTCGCGCGGGTTATACTACCCGGGATGATTTTTCCCCAGCGCATCCCCGGCGCCAACGCGTTCGTCGCCGCCCTCCTTCTTCTCTTCGCGATTTTCCACCCGCCCCCTGCCGCCGCGATCGGGGGGCCGCGGCCGGTCACGGTCACCGTGGAGGGAGAGGTCCGGCGCCCCGGCAGCTACACGCTCCAGCACGACGCGACCCTCTCCACCCTGATC
The Deltaproteobacteria bacterium DNA segment above includes these coding regions:
- a CDS encoding UDP-glucose/GDP-mannose dehydrogenase family protein — protein: MNVAIVGTGYVGLVTGVCLAERGNAVHCVDTNPSVLEKLNAGQVTIYEPGLEDIYLRNLKKGRIFFSADLEKAVLPAEIIFLCLPTPPGEDGSADLTYILQVANDLGKIFASRPEAGYKVVVDKSTVPVGTSEKVRAAIRANAGAAFEFDVVANPEFLREGFAVEDFLRPERVVIGADAERAIVALKDLYEPFLQPGSKVIVMDEKSAEVTKYAANAFLALKISYMNDLSNFCDAVGADIDRIRDGIGSDSRIGHKFLFPGLGYGGSCLPKDVKALLKSASDAGAPLSVLQAVEDINQEQRKRFFRKMVQHFGGKVEGRRFAIWGIAFKPNTDDTREAPVFHIIDELLKGKASVAVYDPEAMEGARARYGDRIEYAESSYGALQGADALVIATEWNEFRKPDFGLMKTLLRQPVLFDGRNIFDPRKMRELGFLYHSIGRKAHENHTGA
- the rfbD gene encoding dTDP-4-dehydrorhamnose reductase, with amino-acid sequence MRLLITGGLGLLGKEIAQVFDRSAGIRTTDREELDVTDPEACRREVDGFRPDVVIHCAAYTAVDRAEAEPERTRLLNVEGTRNVARACRERGALMVTFGTDYIFDGASSRPYREEDPANPLSVYGKTKWAAEQALREEGGDHLLVRTQWMFGPAGKNFIRTILEKARQGETLRVASDQVGCPTFSRDLAGAVRNLLGARARGTVHFSSEGETSWFGLARYVLQHCGLSAGSLFAAQTRDLPYPAPRPAYGVLSKEKYRAITGVTPRPWEEAVGEYLGMIDPEGDTR
- a CDS encoding dTDP-4-dehydrorhamnose 3,5-epimerase family protein — translated: MIDGVMVKQLRVLPDERGRLMEILREDDEIYMRFGQVYLTTGYPGVVKAWHYHKVQFDHFCVVKGMMKVVLYDSRDGSPTKGEVNEFFLGEHRPIVLRIPPLVYHGFKTISEEEAFLINVSTQTYKYDAPDEFRVPPHDNDIPYDWARKDG